A part of Miscanthus floridulus cultivar M001 chromosome 6, ASM1932011v1, whole genome shotgun sequence genomic DNA contains:
- the LOC136456431 gene encoding zinc finger BED domain-containing protein RICESLEEPER 2-like isoform X2 has product MLEPTAMEVPVAGSVSNAVMPAPVVHNPRARKLRSAVWQDFTKERRADGNCVAVCNHCKKQLTATSRSGTTHLRNHLAICTTTSTRRAGKRRKLVVRRILQNKSSVDGRSGEGHASGEDIDNEGTHFDQELSRRDLVHMIVQHGYRFSIVDDVGFQKFVKNLQPQFRMVSCDTVRADSMEIYAGEKLKLHDVLFKIPCRVSISVDMWRSNTQMEYMCLTCHYIDHANDEWKVRKKILNFVHMEAPFTLDQMVNLIVEKLQSWGIDRKVAAVVLDNCNGGEIVARELLIVLQPRRLLLNGELFQVRSCAHILNLTVQESWEQASDITNRVRKMINYVKFERFQKFQDISKVLHMDQKLLVVDSPDNWPSTYLMFDSACYYHDVLVRLTEQEGHYDVFLSASDWADVKALTEILDVVYHAMEKFPVENPTANLYFNEMCEIHVLLKTWSKSPSTVVAKVADQMLSKFEGYWNLTRPVMAFASILDPRYKMKSLEYFFRLIYSDEQFTAKAMIDVIQNTFHNLYNDYKHQSSDSWKNPSVLCYSRNSSSCMGSMYSSGDDSKTFSRITLSDARRGLDQYIQETSSGQSLKSDLEMYLEEAVYRQKEGNQDNFDILGWWKSFAAKYPVLSQMARDILAIPVSIIPLDSEARTLNEYLSTMDPSTVQGLVCAQDWLREDPEVVAGSGGHGDVGAPRGDELVVVPK; this is encoded by the exons ATGCTGGAACCAACAGCAATGGAGGTGCCCGTTGCTGGCTCAGTGAGCAATGCAGTGATGCCTGCGCCTGTGGTTCACAATCCACGTGCACGCAAGCTGCGGTCCGCAGTTTGGCAGGACTTCACGAAGGAGCGCCGTGCCGATGGCAACTGTGTGGCTGTCTGTAACCACTGCAAGAAGCAGCTCACGGCAACTAGCCGGTCAGGCACAACGCACCTCCGCAACCACCTCGCAATctgcaccaccacctccacaCGGCGTGCTGGTAAGCGCCGGAAGCTTGTTGTGCGCCGTATTCTCCAGAACAAATCCTCCGTGGATGGGCGCTCGGGTGAGGGACACGCCTCCGGTGAGGACATTGATAATGAGGGCACACACTTTGATCAAGAACTCAGCCGCCGAGACCTTGTGCACATGATTGTCCAGCATGGCTACCGGTTTTCGATTGTGGATGATGTGGGCTTCCAAAAGTTTGTCAAGAACCTCCAGCCTCAGTTTAGGATGGTGTCGTGTGACACAGTGAGGGCTGATAGCATGGAAATATATGCAGGTGAGAAACTTAAGCTACATGATGTGCTCTTTAAGATCCCCTGCCGGGTTAGCATATCAGTTGACATGTGGCGGTCAAATACACAGATGGAATACATGTGCTTGACTTGCCACTACATTGACCATGCCAATGATGAGTGGAAAGTTAGGAAAAAAATTCTCAACTTTGTGCATATGGAGGCACCTTTTACACTTGATCAGATGGTTAATCTCATTGTAGAGAAGTTGCAGAGTTGGGGTATTGACAGAAAGGTAGCTGCTGTTGTGCTAGACAACTGCAACGGTGGTGAAATTGTTGCTAGAGAGCTCCTCATAGTTTTGCAGCCTCGGAGGCTTCTATTGAATGGGGAATTGTTCCAAGTACGCTCTTGTGCACATATTCTAAATCTCACTGTCCAAGAAAGCTGGGAACAGGCATCTGATATAACTAATAGAGTTCGCAAGATGATTAACTATGTCAAGTTTGAAAGATTCCAAAAGTTTCAGGATATTTCAAAGGTACTGCATATGGATCAAAAGCTGTTAGTTGTTGATTCTCCTGATAACTGGCCGTCTACTTACTTAATGTTTGACTCTGCATGCTACTATCATGATGTGCTTGTGCGCCTGACAGAACAGGAAGGGCATTATGATGTTTTTCTGTCTGCTAGTGACTGGGCTGATGTGAAAGCCCTCACTGAAATACTGGACGTAGTCTATCATGCTATGGAGAAGTTTCCTGTGGAAAACCCAACTGCAAACCTCTATTTTAATGAGATGTGTGAGATCCATGTGCTTTTGAAAACCTGGAGCAAGAGTCCATCTACTGTTGTTGCCAAAGTTGCTGACCAGATGCTTTCTAAGTTTGAGGGCTACTGGAATCTCACTAGGCCTGTAATGGCATTTGCATCTATTCTTGATCCTCGTTACAAGATGAAGTCCCTCGAATATTTTTTTCGGCTCATTTATTCTGATGAGCAATTTACAGCAAAGGCAATGATAGATGTCATCCAGAATACCTTTCACAATCTGTATAATGATTATAAACATCAATCATCAGATTCATGGAAGAATCCATCTGTTCTCTGTTACTCTAGAAACAGTAGTTCTTGCATGGGCTCTATGTACAGCAGTGGGGATGATTCTAAGACCTTCTCACGTATCACATTATCTGATGCTCGACGGGGACTTGATCAGTATATACAAGAGACCTCATCAGGACAATCCTTGAAGTCTGACTTGGAGATGTATCTCGAGGAAGCAGTTTATCGTCAAAAAGAAGGAAATCAGGATAATTTTGACATTCTGGGATGGTGGAAGTCCTTTGCAGCCAAGTATCCTGTACTTTCACAAATGGCCCGTGATATTTTAGCTATCCCTGTATCTATCATCCCTTTGGACAGTGAAGCCCGTACACTAAATGAGTATCTCAGTACTATGGACCCTTCAACGGTTCAGGGATTAGTGTGTGCACAGGATTGGTTACGGGAAGACCCAGAAG TTGTTGCTGGTTCAGGTGGTCATGGAGATGTTGGAGCACCGCGTGGTGACGAACTTGTTGTGGTGCCAAAATAG
- the LOC136456431 gene encoding zinc finger BED domain-containing protein RICESLEEPER 1-like isoform X1, whose amino-acid sequence MPGHLLAPADCAVVTRDWGSAWHVQGDLLLPAERAWQHFSLVMGERLPIAFQFMAKVGDRVRGNMLEPTAMEVPVAGSVSNAVMPAPVVHNPRARKLRSAVWQDFTKERRADGNCVAVCNHCKKQLTATSRSGTTHLRNHLAICTTTSTRRAGKRRKLVVRRILQNKSSVDGRSGEGHASGEDIDNEGTHFDQELSRRDLVHMIVQHGYRFSIVDDVGFQKFVKNLQPQFRMVSCDTVRADSMEIYAGEKLKLHDVLFKIPCRVSISVDMWRSNTQMEYMCLTCHYIDHANDEWKVRKKILNFVHMEAPFTLDQMVNLIVEKLQSWGIDRKVAAVVLDNCNGGEIVARELLIVLQPRRLLLNGELFQVRSCAHILNLTVQESWEQASDITNRVRKMINYVKFERFQKFQDISKVLHMDQKLLVVDSPDNWPSTYLMFDSACYYHDVLVRLTEQEGHYDVFLSASDWADVKALTEILDVVYHAMEKFPVENPTANLYFNEMCEIHVLLKTWSKSPSTVVAKVADQMLSKFEGYWNLTRPVMAFASILDPRYKMKSLEYFFRLIYSDEQFTAKAMIDVIQNTFHNLYNDYKHQSSDSWKNPSVLCYSRNSSSCMGSMYSSGDDSKTFSRITLSDARRGLDQYIQETSSGQSLKSDLEMYLEEAVYRQKEGNQDNFDILGWWKSFAAKYPVLSQMARDILAIPVSIIPLDSEARTLNEYLSTMDPSTVQGLVCAQDWLREDPEVVAGSGGHGDVGAPRGDELVVVPK is encoded by the exons ATGCCAGGTCACTTGCTCGCTCCGGCTGATTGTGCCGTAGTTACGAGGGATTGGGGATCTGCTTGGCATGTGCAAGGGGATTTGCTACTCCCAGCG GAGAGAGCTTGGCAACATTTTAGTCTGGTTATGGGTGAAAGGCTGCCGATTGCTTTCCAGTTTATGGCGAAAG TGGGTGATCGTGTGCGTGGTAACATGCTGGAACCAACAGCAATGGAGGTGCCCGTTGCTGGCTCAGTGAGCAATGCAGTGATGCCTGCGCCTGTGGTTCACAATCCACGTGCACGCAAGCTGCGGTCCGCAGTTTGGCAGGACTTCACGAAGGAGCGCCGTGCCGATGGCAACTGTGTGGCTGTCTGTAACCACTGCAAGAAGCAGCTCACGGCAACTAGCCGGTCAGGCACAACGCACCTCCGCAACCACCTCGCAATctgcaccaccacctccacaCGGCGTGCTGGTAAGCGCCGGAAGCTTGTTGTGCGCCGTATTCTCCAGAACAAATCCTCCGTGGATGGGCGCTCGGGTGAGGGACACGCCTCCGGTGAGGACATTGATAATGAGGGCACACACTTTGATCAAGAACTCAGCCGCCGAGACCTTGTGCACATGATTGTCCAGCATGGCTACCGGTTTTCGATTGTGGATGATGTGGGCTTCCAAAAGTTTGTCAAGAACCTCCAGCCTCAGTTTAGGATGGTGTCGTGTGACACAGTGAGGGCTGATAGCATGGAAATATATGCAGGTGAGAAACTTAAGCTACATGATGTGCTCTTTAAGATCCCCTGCCGGGTTAGCATATCAGTTGACATGTGGCGGTCAAATACACAGATGGAATACATGTGCTTGACTTGCCACTACATTGACCATGCCAATGATGAGTGGAAAGTTAGGAAAAAAATTCTCAACTTTGTGCATATGGAGGCACCTTTTACACTTGATCAGATGGTTAATCTCATTGTAGAGAAGTTGCAGAGTTGGGGTATTGACAGAAAGGTAGCTGCTGTTGTGCTAGACAACTGCAACGGTGGTGAAATTGTTGCTAGAGAGCTCCTCATAGTTTTGCAGCCTCGGAGGCTTCTATTGAATGGGGAATTGTTCCAAGTACGCTCTTGTGCACATATTCTAAATCTCACTGTCCAAGAAAGCTGGGAACAGGCATCTGATATAACTAATAGAGTTCGCAAGATGATTAACTATGTCAAGTTTGAAAGATTCCAAAAGTTTCAGGATATTTCAAAGGTACTGCATATGGATCAAAAGCTGTTAGTTGTTGATTCTCCTGATAACTGGCCGTCTACTTACTTAATGTTTGACTCTGCATGCTACTATCATGATGTGCTTGTGCGCCTGACAGAACAGGAAGGGCATTATGATGTTTTTCTGTCTGCTAGTGACTGGGCTGATGTGAAAGCCCTCACTGAAATACTGGACGTAGTCTATCATGCTATGGAGAAGTTTCCTGTGGAAAACCCAACTGCAAACCTCTATTTTAATGAGATGTGTGAGATCCATGTGCTTTTGAAAACCTGGAGCAAGAGTCCATCTACTGTTGTTGCCAAAGTTGCTGACCAGATGCTTTCTAAGTTTGAGGGCTACTGGAATCTCACTAGGCCTGTAATGGCATTTGCATCTATTCTTGATCCTCGTTACAAGATGAAGTCCCTCGAATATTTTTTTCGGCTCATTTATTCTGATGAGCAATTTACAGCAAAGGCAATGATAGATGTCATCCAGAATACCTTTCACAATCTGTATAATGATTATAAACATCAATCATCAGATTCATGGAAGAATCCATCTGTTCTCTGTTACTCTAGAAACAGTAGTTCTTGCATGGGCTCTATGTACAGCAGTGGGGATGATTCTAAGACCTTCTCACGTATCACATTATCTGATGCTCGACGGGGACTTGATCAGTATATACAAGAGACCTCATCAGGACAATCCTTGAAGTCTGACTTGGAGATGTATCTCGAGGAAGCAGTTTATCGTCAAAAAGAAGGAAATCAGGATAATTTTGACATTCTGGGATGGTGGAAGTCCTTTGCAGCCAAGTATCCTGTACTTTCACAAATGGCCCGTGATATTTTAGCTATCCCTGTATCTATCATCCCTTTGGACAGTGAAGCCCGTACACTAAATGAGTATCTCAGTACTATGGACCCTTCAACGGTTCAGGGATTAGTGTGTGCACAGGATTGGTTACGGGAAGACCCAGAAG TTGTTGCTGGTTCAGGTGGTCATGGAGATGTTGGAGCACCGCGTGGTGACGAACTTGTTGTGGTGCCAAAATAG